In a single window of the Sesamum indicum cultivar Zhongzhi No. 13 linkage group LG16, S_indicum_v1.0, whole genome shotgun sequence genome:
- the LOC105178539 gene encoding malonyl-coenzyme:anthocyanin 5-O-glucoside-6'''-O-malonyltransferase-like encodes MATILETCRVPAPSGAAAELSVPLTFFDIPWLHFPHPIRRLLFYDYPCSKPHFLETIAPKLKESLSSTLGHYLPVAGDLIFPLNSEKKAEIRYVAGDSVVSLTIAESGSDFDDLIGNHARDADQFYEFVPDIDPVKDESEYQRVPVMALKVTLFPGRGICVGFANLHCLGDASSLVGFIQAWASINKLGGDEEFLTKQGESLPIFDRSVIKDPLGVDTIFWKIIKEVPLKSSSFPLPTNRVRATYILHDTDIEKLKYLVWAKKPGLSQVSSFVVTVSYVWTCLVKSGEQVDDDVLEYFIFAADIRERIDPPVPANYFGNCLGYGAARIEHKQLVGEQGFVMAVEAIADQIKNRVNKKDEVLKGAENWLSKIKKMTGIRSVGVSGSPKFDLSTVDFGWGRARKLEVVSIDGEKHSISLCKSRDSEGGLEVGMSLPRTRMEAFAAIFDDGLRF; translated from the coding sequence ATGGCTACCATACTCGAAACATGTCGAGTTCCAGCTCCATCAGGCGCCGCCGCTGAGTTATCGGTGCCTCTTACTTTCTTCGACATCCCTTGGCTGCATTTCCCGCATCCGATTCGTCGCCTTCTCTTCTACGACTACCCTTGTTCTAAGCCCCATTTCTTGGAGACCATTGCTCCAAAACTCAAAGAATCTCTTTCCTCCACTCTCGGCCACTACCTCCCAGTAGCAGGCGATTTGATCTTCCCGTTGAACTCTGAGAAAAAGGCCGAAATTCGGTACGTTGCCGGGGACTCAGTAGTTTCGCTGACAATCGCCGAGTCTGGTAGTGATTTCGATGATCTTATTGGAAACCATGCGCGTGATGCTGATCAGTTCTACGAGTTTGTGCCCGATATAGATCCTGTAAAAGATGAATCCGAGTACCAAAGGGTTCCTGTTATGGCCCTGAAAGTGACTTTGTTTCCGGGTCGTGGTATATGCGTTGGGTTCGCCAATCTTCATTGTCTTGGTGATGCGAGTTCGCTTGTCGGTTTTATTCAAGCATGGGCTTCGATCAACAAACTCGGGGGAGATGAGGAATTTCTAACCAAACAAGGTGAATCTTTGCCGATTTTCGACAGATCTGTCATTAAAGACCCGCTTGGAGTTGATACCATCTTctggaaaataataaaagaggtTCCTTTGAAATCATCGTCTTTTCCATTGCCCACCAATCGAGTCCGAGCGACATATATTCTCCACGACACTGATATAGAAAAGCTCAAGTATTTGGTTTGGGCAAAGAAACCAGGTCTCAGTCAAGTCTCTTCTTTCGTCGTCACGGTGTCCTATGTCTGGACTTGCTTGGTGAAATCTGGGGAGCaagttgatgatgatgtgctGGAATACTTTATTTTCGCGGCGGATATACGGGAACGGATTGATCCACCAGTTCCTGCCAATTACTTCGGTAACTGCTTGGGTTATGGGGCCGCCAGAATCGAGCATAAACAACTTGTCGGGGAACAAGGGTTTGTGATGGCTGTAGAGGCTATCGCCGACCAAATCAAGAATAGGGTAAACAAGAAGGATGAAGTGTTAAAAGGTGCTGAGAATTGGCTATCAAAGATTAAGAAAATGACTGGGATAAGGTCAGTGGGGGTGTCTGGATCCCCAAAATTCGACTTGTCAACTGTGGATTTTGGATGGGGAAGGGCAAGAAAGCTGGAAGTCGTGTCCATTGATGGAGAGAAGCATTCCATATCTTTGTGCAAGTCAAGGGATTCAGAGGGAGGATTGGAGGTTGGGATGTCTTTGCCGAGGACACGAATGGAAGCTTTCGCAGCTATCTTTGATGACGGATTAAGGTTCTGA
- the LOC105178617 gene encoding malonyl-coenzyme:anthocyanin 5-O-glucoside-6'''-O-malonyltransferase-like — MATILETCRVLASPCVAPELSIPLTFLDIPWLHFHPVRRLLFYDYPCSKPYFLETVAPKLKESLSFTLRHYLLVAGDLIFQLNSEKMPEIRYVARDSAVSLTIAESASGFDDIIGNHARDADQFYEFVAEIDPVTDESGYQRVPVMALKVTLFPGRGMCIGFTNLHCLGDASSIVRFIKAWASISKLGGDEEFLTKQDEFLPILDRSVIKDPLGINTIFLKVIREVPLKSTSFPLPTNRVRATYILRPTDIQKLKDLVLQKKPSLVQVSSFVVTASYVWTCFVKSGEQVDDDELEFFSFAADIRARIDPPVPANYFGNCLGYGLAIMEHEQLVGEEGFVMAAEAIADQIKNKVNNKDEVLKGAENWVSDMRAMNAIRAFWVSGSPKFDLSNADFGWGSARKLEVLTIDEEKYSMSLCKSRDSDGGLEIGMSLPMARMEAFATIFNDGLRF; from the coding sequence ATGGCTACTATACTCGAAACATGCCGAGTTCTAGCGTCACCATGCGTCGCCCCTGAGCTATCGATTCCTCTTACTTTCTTAGACATCCCTTGGCTGCATTTCCATCCCGTCCGTCGCCTTCTCTTCTATGACTACCCTTGTTCTAAGCCCTACTTCTTGGAGACCGTCGCTCCAAAACTCAAAGAATCTCTCTCCTTCACTCTCAGGCACTACCTCCTAGTAGCAGGTGATTTGATCTTCCAATTGAACTCGGAGAAAATGCCTGAAATAAGGTACGTGGCTCGGGACTCAGCAGTTTCACTGACCATCGCTGAGTCTGCTAGTGGTTTCGACGACATTATTGGAAACCATGCACGGGATGCTGATCAGTTCTATGAGTTTGTGGCAGAGATAGATCCTGTAACAGATGAATCCGGGTACCAAAGGGTCCCTGTTATGGCCCTGAAAGTGACTTTATTTCCAGGGCGTGGTATGTGTATTGGGTTCACCAATCTTCATTGTCTTGGTGATGCGAGTTCGATTGTaaggtttattaaagcatgggCTTCGATCAGCAAACTCGGGGGAGATGAGGAATTTCTGACCAAACAAGATGAATTTTTGCCAATTTTAGACAGATCTGTCATCAAAGACCCGCTTGGAATTAATACCATCTTCTTGAAAGTAATAAGAGAGGTTCCTTTGAAATCGACATCTTTTCCGTTACCCACCAACCGAGTCAGGGCCACATATATTCTCCGCCCGACTGATATACAAAAGCTGAAGGATTTGGTCTTGCAGAAGAAACCAAGTCTAGTTCAAGTGTCGTCTTTCGTTGTCACAGCGTCTTATGTTTGGACTTGCTTTGTCAAATCCGGGGAGcaagttgatgatgatgagctGGAATTCTTCTCTTTCGCAGCAGATATAAGGGCAAGGATTGATCCACCAGTACCTGCCAATTACTTTGGCAACTGCTTAGGTTATGGGTTGGCTATAATGGAGCACGAACAGCTTGTGGGGGAAGAAGGGTTTGTGATGGCTGCAGAGGCTATTGCTGatcaaatcaagaataagGTGAACAACAAGGATGAAGTGTTGAAAGGTGCTGAGAATTGGGTATCAGATATGAGAGCAATGAATGCGATAAGGGCCTTCTGGGTATCTGGATCCCCGAAATTCGACTTGTCCAATGCGGATTTTGGATGGGGAAGCGCAAGAAAGCTGGAAGTCCTAACCATTGATGAAGAGAAGTATTCCATGTCTTTGTGCAAGTCAAGGGATTCAGATGGAGGATTGGAGATTGGTATGTCTTTGCCGATGGCAAGAATGGAAGCTTTTGCAACTATCTTTAATGATGGGCTAAGGTTCTGA
- the LOC105178538 gene encoding malonyl-coenzyme:anthocyanin 5-O-glucoside-6'''-O-malonyltransferase-like, which produces MATVLETCRVLAPPCVAPELSMPLNFLDIPWLHSNPVHRLLFYDYPCSKPYFLETVAPKLKESLSLTLRHYLLVAGDLIFHLNSEKVPEIRYVARDSAVSLTIAESASGFDDIIGNHARDADQFYEFVAEIDPVTDESGYQRLPVMALKVTLFPGRGMCIGFTNLHCLGDASSIVGFMKAWASISKLGADEEFLNKQGEFLPILDRSIIKDPLGIKTTFLKVIRDVPLKSTSLPLPTNRVRATYILRQTDIQKLKDLVLEKKPGLVQVSSFTVTASYVWTCFIKSGEQVDDDELEFFCFAADIRSRIDPPVPANYFGNCLSYGLAIMEHKQLVGEEGFVMAAEAIADQIKNKVNNKDEVLKGAENWVSDLRAMNVIRAFWVSGSPKFDLYNADFGWGSPRKLEVLMIDEQKYSMSLCKSRDSDGVLEIGMSLPKARMETFATIFNDGLRF; this is translated from the coding sequence ATGGCTACTGTACTCGAAACATGCCGAGTTCTAGCTCCACCATGCGTCGCCCCTGAGCTATCGATGCCTCTTAATTTCTTAGACATCCCTTGGCTGCATTCCAATCCCGTCCATCGCCTTCTCTTCTACGACTACCCTTGTTCTAAGCCCTACTTCTTGGAGACCGTCGCTCCAAAACTCAAAGAATCTCTCTCCCTCACTCTCAGGCACTACCTCCTAGTAGCAGGCGATTTGATCTTCCATTTGAACTCGGAGAAAGTGCCTGAAATAAGGTACGTGGCTCGGGACTCAGCAGTTTCACTGACCATCGCTGAGTCTGCTAGTGGTTTCGACGATATTATCGGAAACCATGCACGAGATGCTGATCAGTTCTATGAGTTTGTGGCAGAGATAGATCCTGTAACAGATGAATCCGGGTACCAAAGGCTCCCTGTTATGGCCCTGAAAGTGACTTTATTTCCGGGGCGTGGTATGTGTATTGGGTTCACCAATCTTCATTGTCTTGGCGATGCGAGTTCGATTGTAGGGTTTATGAAAGCATGGGCTTCGATCAGCAAACTCGGGGCAGATGAGGAATTTCTGAACAAACAAGGTGAATTTTTGCCAATTTTAGACAGATCTATCATTAAAGACCCGCTTGGAATTAAAACCACTTTCTTGAAAGTAATAAGAGATGTTCCTTTGAAATCGACATCTTTACCGTTACCCACCAACCGAGTCCGGGCCACATATATTCTCCGCCAGACTGATATACAAAAGCTGAAGGATTTGGTCTTGGAGAAGAAACCAGGTCTAGTTCAAGTGTCTTCTTTCACTGTCACAGCGTCTTATGTTTGGACTTGCTTTATCAAATCCGGGGAGcaagttgatgatgatgagctGGAATTCTTCTGTTTCGCAGCAGATATAAGGTCAAGGATTGATCCACCAGTACCTGCCAATTACTTTGGCAACTGCTTAAGTTATGGGTTGGCTATAATGGAGCACAAACAGCTTGTGGGGGAAGAAGGGTTTGTGATGGCTGCAGAGGCTATTGCTGatcaaatcaagaataagGTGAACAACAAGGACGAAGTGTTGAAAGGTGCTGAGAATTGGGTATCAGATTTGAGAGCAATGAATGTGATAAGGGCCTTCTGGGTATCTGGATCCCCGAAATTCGACTTGTACAATGCGGATTTTGGATGGGGAAGCCCAAGAAAGCTGGAAGTCTTAATGATTGATGAACAAAAGTATTCCATGTCTTTGTGCAAGTCAAGGGATTCAGATGGAGTATTGGAGATTGGTATGTCTTTGCCGAAGGCAAGAATGGAAACTTTTGCAACTATCTTTAATGATGGGCTAAGGTTTTGA